Proteins from a single region of Dictyostelium discoideum AX4 chromosome 5 chromosome, whole genome shotgun sequence:
- a CDS encoding paramecium surface antigen repeat-containing protein produces the protein MKINLVLLFFLVLFYSVVDSSCPNCLKENDICGTNKGKCSYDTTCLYNSSLTSNQTGKCNKYLRQGDECKVGEKLCIAGTLCLLDKENVYRCLDYGFATLGEDCKLDSDCSTNKLACINDVCTLKPSENCDGWNKINANCKYNEFCLCSTNSNCSCENIKLEGESCTSPDDCLGRLDCNNSVCTKKQPLGLGADCSATYNFCDYNKGLYCSKDICIEYVEPSLRSCNPNATFNECLDFERCSCSDNECYQSISPLKTMKLIYSDELEICAYDNKCSLVDNKLSSQSCLSKNCRKIMCENINDYNIKESDDCGKFAFERNLFCNSSFKITQSITGYLFIILFFVFVITF, from the exons atgaaaataaacttGGTTCtgctattttttttagtattattttACAGTGTTGTAGATAGTAGTTGtccaaattgtttaaaagaaaatgatatt TGTGGAACTAATAAAGGAAAATGTAGCTATGATACAACTTGCCTTTATAACTCTTCTCTCACATCAAATCAAACTGGGAAATGCAATAAATACTTGAGACAGGGTGATGAATGTAAAGTTGGTGAAAAATTATGTATTGCTG GTACTTTATGTCTTTTGGATAAAGAAAATGTTTACAGATGTTTAGACTATGGGTTTGCAACATTAGGTGAAGATTGTAAATTAGATTCTGATTGTTCAACTAATAAACTTGCTTGTATTAATGATGTATGCACATTGAAACCTTCTGAAAACTGTGATGGAtggaataaaataaatgcaAATTGCaaatataatgaattttgtttatgttcaacaaattcaaactGTTCTtgtgaaaatataaaattagagGGTGAATCGTGCACTTCTCCAGACGATTGTTTAGGTAGATTGGATTGTAACAATAGTGTTTGTACTAAAAAACAACCTCTTGGATTAGGTGCTGATTGTTCTGCTACTTACAATTTTTGTGATTACAATAAAGGACTATAT tgCTCAAAAGATATTTGTATTGAATACGTAGAACCAAGCCTAAGATCATGTAATCCAAATGCCACATTTAACGAGTGTTTAGACTTTGAAAGATGTAGTTGTTCAGATAATGAATGTTATCAATCAATTTCCCCACTAAAAACAATGAAATTGATATATTCGGACGAATTGGAAATCTGTGCATACGACAATAAGTGCTCATTAgtagataataaattatcatcacAATCCTGTCTTTCAAAAAATTGTAGAAAAATAATGTGcgaaaatattaatgattaCAATATTAAAGAAAGTGATGATTGTGGGAAATTTGCATTTgaaagaaatttattttgtaactcatcatttaaaataactCAATCAATAACTGGTTATctattcattattttattttttgtttttgtaattactttttaa
- a CDS encoding paramecium surface antigen repeat-containing protein, with product MKKNLLPLFIFILFFYSVVNSSCPICLEENDICGTIGTCSYGTTCFKNSSLPSSQIRKCTKFLGEGDECGISNFKDLCVGGKLSCLYHSFATLGEYCELDTDCATDQLSCANKECRLKLSKNCDGSDSNCNYDEYCIDDSCKKIKFEGESCTSSSQCFGKMSCKNNVCFKSKLVGLGADCSINNCDYNKELYCSYDICIEYVEPSTKSCNPNATSNQCPSDLICSCSDEECYTIYPTPPEMDKYYYSDDLDKCAFDNKCSMGDGYRYNSKSCISKHCKKQICSGLVGGYNIKESDDCGKNAFFRDSYCNSSFKLTQSITSLFVVLFFVFVITF from the exons atgaaaaaaaacttacttccattatttatttttatattatttttttacagtGTTGTAAATAGTAGTTGTCCAATTTGTTTGGAAGAAAATGATATT tgtgggACTATAGGAACTTGTAGCTATGGTACAACTTGCTTTAAAAACTCTTCTCTACCATCAAGTCAAATTAGAAAATGTACCAAATTCTTGGGAGAGGGTGATGAATGTGGAattagtaattttaaagatttatgtGTTGGTGGTAAGTTATc ATGTTTGTACCATAGTTTCGCGACTTTAGGTGAGTATTGTGAATTAGATACGGATTGTGCAACTGATCAACTTTCTTGTGCTAATAAGGAATGTAGATTGAAACTTTCTAAAAATTGTGATGGATCGGATTCAAATTGTAATTATGATGAATATTGTATAGATGATTcttgtaaaaaaataaaatttgaggGTGAATCGTGCACTTCCTCAAGCCAATGCTTTGGTAAAATGTcatgtaaaaataatgtttgttttaaatcaaaactaGTTGGATTAGGTGCTGATTGctctattaataattgtgattacaataaagaattatat TGCTCATATGATATTTGTATTGAATACGTTGAACCAAGCACAAAATCATGTAATCCTAATGCTACATCTAACCAATGTCCATCCGATCTAATATGTAGTTGTTCAGATGAAGAATGTTATACAATTTATCCAACTCCACCAGAAATggataaatattattattcagaCGATTTGGATAAGTGTGCATTTGATAATAAGTGCTCAATGGGTGATGGTTATAGATATAACTCAAAATCCTGTATTTCAAAACATtgtaaaaaacaaatatgtAGTGGTTTAGTAGGTggttataatattaaagaaaGTGATGATTGTGGAAAGAATGCATTTTTTAGAGATTCATACTGTAATTCTTCATTTAAACTCACTCAATCAATAACCTCTTTATTtgtagtattattttttgtttttgttattactttttaa